From Hirundo rustica isolate bHirRus1 chromosome 1, bHirRus1.pri.v3, whole genome shotgun sequence, a single genomic window includes:
- the ZHX2 gene encoding zinc fingers and homeoboxes protein 2, which translates to MASKRKSTTPCMVRTSEIVEQEGAESVETPKDKGTGALQQESKKNWPSENVVKDCEVIEAKPPAENQSKKPQGGYECKYCPYSTQNLNEFTEHVDTQHPNVILNPLYVCAECNFTTKKYDSLSDHNAKYHPGETNFKLKLIKRNNQTVLEQSIETTTNDVTVTSSGLENAEYDDSLHGGIGASKVPVMKVGKPKGETKKGCKKPEEGVTENHVDGAVPRIITEATEAIACINGDLLQDVLAHVMPSVQLPPNINLVPKVPVPLNSTKYNSALDTNATMINSFNKFPYPTQAELSWLTAASKHPEEQIRIWFATQRLKHGISWSPEEVEEARKKMFNGTIQAVPQTITVLPAPLATAKMPQPIIQTALPCQILGQTGLVLTPVSNGSTVSCSPITLAVAPNQGQKRTIQTLSSAPEAKRPHVVQVPEIPAKLTAVPVTPASERKKTKEQIAELKASFMASQFPDDAEVYRLIEATGLSRSEIKKWFSDHRYRSQRGIVQIPGDALGKDQTAPSAGRHGRSFHPYTDFTPQRFKEKTQEQLRALEESFLKCSFPTQGELDRLRVETKLSRREIDSWFSERRKIRDSMEQAVLDSMGSYRKIKDQGTPNGAISQAELLSSSQLPGALSGSSPTLKKTQEQIHLLKSTFARTQWPSPQEYDQLASQTGLTRTEIVRWFKENRSSLRTGSLKWIDQYQQQYAGDGHNKQSQKKSSKHVESPKNGNEVSRQHYQECKKLNEENGGKPVVRAKRDCEPLKDSLLGNQAEGVERLECHSHDGHGSEENEEPAEVSWVEVTVGEDDAASDCTDSWSQTAPEGHTELADLDSESISGDTSHV; encoded by the coding sequence ATGGCCAGCAAAAGAAAGTCTACAACTCCCTGTATGGTGCGAACCTCTGAAATCGTGGAGCAGGAAGGTGCCGAGAGCGTAGAGACTCCTAAAGACAAGGGGACTGGTGCGTTGCAGCAGGAATCCAAAAAAAACTGGCCTTCAGAAAACGTAGTCAAAGACTGCGAAGTCATTGAGGCAAAGCCCCCAGCTGAAAATCAGTCTAAGAAACCCCAGGGTGGTTATGAGTGTAAGTATTGCCCTTACTCAACACAGAACTTAAATGAATTTACAGAGCACGTTGACACTCAGCATCCAAATGTCATTCTCAACCCCCTGTATGTCTGTGCTGAATGCAACTTCACAACCAAAAAATACGATTCTTTATCTGACCACAACGCAAAATACCACCCGGGAGAGACAaactttaaactgaaattaattaaacGCAATAATCAGACTGTTTTAGAGCAGTCTATTGAGACCACCACTAACGATGTCACTGTCACGAGCAGTGGGCTAGAAAATGCAGAGTATGACGATTCACTTCATGGGGGAATCGGTGCAAGTAAAGTGCCCGTGATGAAAGTGGGAAAGCCTAAAGGAGAAACCAAGAAGGGATGTAAAAAGCCAGAAGAGGGAGTTACGGAGAACCACGTGGACGGCGCTGTCCCCCGCATCATAACTGAAGCCACGGAAGCTATTGCCTGTATAAATGGAGACCTCCTCCAGGATGTGTTAGCCCACGTTATGCCCTCTGTACAGCTGCCACCAAATATCAACCTTGTCCCCAAGGTCCCGGTCCCTCTGAACAGTACCAAATACAACTCTGCACTGGACACTAATGCAACCATGATCAACTCCTTTAATAAGTTTCCTTACCCAACGCAGGCGGAGCTGTCATGGTTGACAGCAGCATCAAAACATCCGGAAGAACAAATCCGAATCTGGTTTGCTACCCAACGTTTGAAGCATGGTATAAGTTGGTCTCCTGAAGAAGTAGAGGAAGCAAGGAAGAAGATGTTCAATGGTACTATCCAGGCAGTTCCCCAGACCATCACCGTCCTGCCAGCTCCTTTGGCAACTGCAAAAATGCCACAGCCCATCATCCAGACAGCTTTGCCTTGTCAGATACTGGGCCAGACTGGCCTGGTTTTGACTCCCGTGTCAAATGGTTCAACTGTTTCCTGTTCACCAATTACACTTGCTGTTGCCCCAAACCAGGGCCAAAAGAGGACAATACAGACCTTATCAAGTGCCCCAGAGGCCAAGCGTCCTCACGTAGTTCAGGTGCCTGAGATTCCTGCCAAGTTGACTGCTGTTCCGGTGACACCGGCCAGCGAGCGGAAGAAGACCAAGGAGCAGATAGCAGAGCTGAAGGCCAGTTTCATGGCAAGCCAGTTTCCTGATGATGCTGAAGTCTACCGGCTTATAGAGGCAACAGGACTTTCCAGGAGTGAGATCAAAAAGTGGTTCAGTGACCACAGGTACAGAAGTCAGAGGGGCATTGTGCAAATTCCCGGTGATGCTTTAGGGAAAGATCAAACAGCGCCTTCAGCTGGTCGACATGGCCGGTCATTTCACCCATACACAGATTTTACTCCCCAGAGATTCAAAGAGAAAACTCAAGAGCAGCTTAGGGCCCTTGAGGAGAGTTTCTTAAAATGCTCTTTCCCCACCCAGGGAGAATTGGACAGGCTTCGAGTGGAGACCAAGCTGAGTAGGAGGGAGATAGATTCATGGTTCTCTGAGCGGAGAAAGATAAGAGACAGCATGGAGCAAGCTGTCTTGGACTCAATGGGATCatacagaaaaattaaggaTCAAGGAACTCCCAATGGTGCAATAAGCCAGGCAGAACTCCTGAGTAGCTCTCAGCTCCCTGGTGCTTTATCTGGGTCCTCCCCCACATTGAAGAAAACACAAGAGCAAATTCATCTATTGAAAAGCACATTTGCAAGGACCCAGTGGCCATCACCCCAGGAGTATGACCAGTTAGCATCTCAGACTGGGCTCACGAGGACTGAAATAGTTCGCTGGTTCAAGGAGAACCGGTCTTCACTAAGAACAGGGTCACTTAAATGGATTGACCAGTACCAGCAGCAGTATGCTGGTGACGGTCATAACAAGCAAAGCCAGAAAAAGAGCTCAAAACATGTTGAGAGTCCAAAGAATGGTAATGAGGTGTCTCGACAGCATTACCAGGAGTGTAAAAAACTGAACGAAGAGAATGGGGGGAAACCAGTGGTGAGAGCAAAAAGAGACTGCGAACCACTGAAAGACTCTTTGTTGGGGAATCAAGCAGAGGGTGTGGAGAGGCTGGAGTGCCACAGCCACGATGGCCACGGCAGTGAGGAGAACGAGGAGCCAGCAGAGGTCAGCTGGGTGGAGGTGACGGTGGGCGAGGATGACGCTGCCTCGGACTGTACGGACAGCTGGAGCCAAACGGCCCCCGAGGGCCACACAGAGCTGGCAGACTTGGACTCTGAAAGTATATCTGGAGACACTTCCCACGTATAG